The Solibacillus daqui genome has a segment encoding these proteins:
- a CDS encoding alpha-D-ribose 1-methylphosphonate 5-phosphate C-P-lyase PhnJ, with product MMSVPFALLDEQSKREIRRAVLKGISIPGYQVPFASRELPIARGWGTGGLQVTLALIGKEDVLKVIDQGSDDSVNAVNIKKLVQNTTGVDTTIRTQDATLIQSRHRIPEVPLRADQILVLQVPEPEPLRHIEHSEYKTKRYHAEKEYSGAYLMLFEQIMRYNQTSQGADYPVMVNGRYVMNPSPIPRFDNPKINNSDALILFGAGREKKIYAVPPHTHVVSLAFDDYPFVVEQFEGKVCRETGLTNVFLDELTDEVTGEKYYMTNDTSYMDEILQQKAATK from the coding sequence GGCTATCAGGTGCCATTCGCTTCACGAGAGCTACCAATTGCACGCGGTTGGGGAACAGGTGGGCTACAAGTAACACTAGCATTAATCGGTAAAGAGGATGTGCTGAAAGTAATCGACCAAGGCTCAGATGATTCCGTCAATGCGGTGAATATTAAAAAGTTGGTACAAAATACAACAGGTGTGGACACGACAATTCGTACACAAGACGCAACATTGATCCAATCGCGACATCGTATTCCTGAAGTACCGTTACGTGCAGATCAAATTTTAGTACTACAAGTGCCAGAGCCAGAACCACTTCGACACATTGAGCATAGTGAATATAAAACGAAACGTTATCATGCGGAGAAGGAATATAGTGGTGCATATCTAATGCTATTTGAGCAAATTATGCGCTACAACCAAACATCGCAAGGGGCGGATTATCCAGTAATGGTAAACGGCCGTTATGTAATGAATCCAAGTCCAATCCCGCGCTTTGACAATCCAAAAATTAATAACAGTGACGCACTTATTTTATTCGGTGCGGGCCGTGAAAAGAAAATTTATGCAGTGCCACCACATACGCATGTTGTTTCATTAGCATTCGACGACTATCCATTTGTCGTAGAGCAGTTTGAAGGAAAGGTATGTCGCGAAACGGGCTTAACAAATGTATTCCTTGATGAGCTGACAGATGAAGTGACAGGTGAAAAGTACTATATGACAAATGATACAAGCTATATGGATGAAATTTTACAGCAAAAGGCGGCGACAAAATAA
- a CDS encoding ATP-binding cassette domain-containing protein, with product MLEQPVLTVRNFSKQYGEGCEHCVDTQAQLEKNYCPVCKTIYACRDVSFDLYRGEILGIVGESGSGKSTLMKSLYFDETITSGEGYLVDYENGETNIFTESNQMKRAIRNDILGMVYQNPMLGLKMNFSSLSNIAEKQIAAGNRHVRQMENRSYELLERVNIPLHRSKEAPKNFSGGMQQRVQIAKALSNNPPVLLLDEVTTGLDLSVQADVLDLIKQIQRELQISMIVVSHDLAVIRMLADRTIVMLNGQIIEHGLTDQVLEDPQHKFTQQLVYSLL from the coding sequence ATGCTAGAGCAACCAGTATTAACAGTGCGAAATTTTTCAAAGCAATACGGTGAAGGCTGTGAGCATTGTGTTGACACGCAGGCACAGCTTGAAAAAAACTACTGTCCAGTATGTAAAACGATATATGCGTGTCGCGATGTATCATTTGATTTATATCGTGGTGAAATTTTAGGTATCGTCGGTGAAAGTGGTAGTGGAAAATCAACACTGATGAAAAGCTTATACTTCGATGAAACAATCACGTCTGGTGAAGGGTATTTAGTTGATTATGAAAATGGTGAAACGAATATTTTCACAGAATCAAACCAAATGAAGCGTGCCATTCGCAATGATATTTTAGGGATGGTTTATCAAAATCCAATGCTTGGTTTAAAGATGAATTTTTCTTCGTTAAGTAATATTGCTGAAAAGCAAATCGCGGCGGGCAATCGTCATGTGCGCCAAATGGAAAACCGTAGCTATGAGCTTTTAGAGCGTGTCAATATTCCGTTGCATCGCAGTAAGGAAGCGCCGAAAAATTTCTCTGGCGGTATGCAGCAGCGTGTACAAATTGCCAAAGCGTTATCCAATAATCCACCTGTTTTATTACTTGACGAAGTAACGACGGGGCTTGATTTGTCTGTACAGGCAGATGTGTTGGATTTAATTAAGCAAATACAACGCGAGCTACAAATTTCGATGATTGTCGTATCGCATGATTTAGCTGTTATTCGTATGTTAGCAGACCGCACAATTGTTATGCTAAACGGTCAAATTATTGAGCACGGCTTAACTGATCAAGTATTAGAAGACCCGCAACATAAATTTACGCAGCAGCTTGTGTACTCATTACTTTAA
- the phnM gene encoding phosphonate metabolism protein PhnM, producing MLAIKNGVIVTEQQFLQGHVVLVNGTTIEGILPESLVNLANYEVVDAQGGYISPGFVDIHSDYIETIVSPRPTSMMNVNLGLRESERILMTHGITTIFHSLSYYGDDKYSHKLIRNPENVQRCVDAIHATHDEPHLIRHRLHARFEIDSLDQISNLERNILDGKVHLLSFMDHTPGQGQYRNLELYKNIMRGYRDITDGEATTLIKEQTEKEKMSLDEIERISCLAIERNIAVASHDDDDIAKLALVQSYGTTISEFPITLDVAKEAKRIGMQTIAGAPNILLGGSHSGNLSAAEAIQAHVIDIICSDYYPPAMLHGIFELANKYEEDLHSLFQLVTINPARAVNMAHEIGSIEVGKKADLLIIEQMEDGYPVVTTTIVDGKTIMKTNYR from the coding sequence ATGTTAGCAATTAAAAATGGTGTCATCGTAACAGAACAACAATTTTTGCAAGGACACGTTGTATTAGTAAACGGTACGACTATTGAAGGAATTTTGCCAGAGTCTTTAGTAAATCTAGCAAATTATGAGGTTGTTGATGCACAAGGTGGCTATATTTCACCAGGCTTTGTCGATATTCATTCCGATTATATTGAGACAATTGTTAGCCCACGACCGACGTCAATGATGAATGTCAATCTTGGTTTACGTGAGAGCGAGCGTATTTTAATGACGCACGGGATTACAACGATTTTTCACTCGTTATCTTATTATGGTGACGATAAATATTCGCATAAGCTTATTCGTAATCCAGAAAACGTACAACGCTGTGTTGATGCTATTCATGCGACACATGACGAGCCCCATTTAATACGTCATCGTCTTCATGCACGCTTTGAAATTGATTCTTTAGATCAAATATCAAACCTTGAGCGAAATATTTTAGATGGTAAGGTACATCTCTTGTCGTTCATGGATCATACACCAGGGCAAGGACAATATCGTAATTTAGAATTGTATAAAAATATTATGCGCGGTTACCGTGATATTACAGATGGCGAGGCAACTACGCTAATTAAAGAGCAGACAGAAAAGGAAAAAATGTCGCTGGATGAAATTGAGCGTATTAGCTGTTTAGCAATTGAGCGTAATATTGCCGTTGCTTCGCATGATGACGACGATATAGCAAAGCTTGCACTTGTACAGTCTTACGGGACAACGATTAGTGAATTTCCGATTACGTTAGATGTAGCAAAAGAGGCGAAACGTATTGGCATGCAAACAATTGCTGGAGCACCAAATATTTTACTTGGTGGCTCACATTCGGGGAATTTAAGTGCAGCAGAAGCAATTCAAGCACATGTCATTGATATTATTTGCAGTGATTACTATCCGCCCGCTATGTTACACGGTATTTTCGAGCTAGCGAATAAATACGAAGAAGATTTGCATAGTCTCTTCCAACTTGTGACGATCAATCCAGCACGTGCGGTCAATATGGCACATGAAATTGGCTCGATTGAAGTGGGTAAAAAAGCAGATTTACTAATAATTGAGCAAATGGAAGATGGTTACCCTGTTGTAACGACGACAATTGTAGACGGCAAAACGATTATGAAAACGAACTATCGCTAA
- a CDS encoding phosphonate C-P lyase system protein PhnL, protein MITIENLQKSFTIHHLNQTFPALENLTLHVQEGGFLGIVGKSGSGKSTILKSIYRTYEPQAGSIWFDSAAFGKIDLLTASLRDIIYLRKHEIGYVSQFLNVMPRTTAIELVMQSLYGVGAKEEEALEKAQSALRHFDIDEKLWNSYPNNFSGGEKLRLNIACAVVKEPRLLLLDEPTASLDHASKIKVRESIEKLKARGTTLIGIFHDLEFMEGLCDQVFTMTKLTEERTAI, encoded by the coding sequence TTGATTACAATCGAAAATCTACAAAAGTCTTTTACGATTCATCATTTAAATCAAACGTTTCCAGCATTAGAAAACTTAACTTTACACGTGCAAGAGGGTGGTTTTTTAGGCATCGTCGGTAAAAGCGGTAGCGGTAAGTCAACTATTTTAAAAAGTATTTACCGCACATACGAACCTCAAGCGGGAAGTATTTGGTTTGATTCAGCAGCGTTTGGCAAAATCGATTTATTAACAGCATCTTTACGTGACATAATCTATTTACGTAAACATGAAATTGGCTACGTCTCACAGTTTTTAAATGTAATGCCACGTACGACAGCTATAGAGCTTGTAATGCAGTCACTGTATGGTGTTGGAGCAAAAGAGGAAGAGGCACTAGAGAAGGCACAGTCAGCGCTACGTCATTTTGATATTGATGAAAAGCTTTGGAATAGCTATCCAAACAATTTTTCTGGAGGCGAAAAGCTCCGTTTGAACATTGCATGTGCAGTCGTAAAAGAGCCGCGTCTATTACTTTTAGATGAGCCAACAGCAAGCTTAGATCATGCATCAAAAATTAAAGTGCGTGAATCAATCGAAAAATTAAAAGCAAGAGGTACGACATTAATTGGAATTTTCCATGACTTAGAATTTATGGAAGGACTTTGTGACCAAGTATTTACGATGACAAAGCTTACAGAAGAGAGGACCGCTATATGA
- a CDS encoding PHP domain-containing protein: protein MTTDLHTHSRYSDGSSTLEELFIEAQKAGITQLGVVDHDTIKHHEEGRSLAVQYGIDFVAGVEISAFDYKRNRKVHLLGYGFTGDCANIEELCRPLLARRHAHSIWQLERIKEVGFQLDLERALHYAETCGTLYKQHIMHALTDAPYNSKSYQTIYRSLFKKNGVASGDIRYVDAFDAMHAIHADGGIAVLAHPGQLQSFEIAEELIAYGLDGIEVIHPDHSMEHIDLANKLAEKYRLIKTGGSDYHGQYGNSVKLGQYICQPLQTAELLSKR from the coding sequence ATGACGACAGATTTGCATACGCACAGCCGCTATTCGGACGGTTCTTCAACACTTGAAGAGCTATTTATAGAAGCTCAAAAAGCAGGCATTACACAGCTTGGTGTCGTAGACCATGATACGATAAAGCACCATGAAGAGGGCCGCAGTTTGGCTGTGCAATATGGAATCGATTTTGTTGCAGGTGTAGAGATTTCTGCGTTCGATTATAAGCGAAATCGTAAGGTACATCTACTTGGCTACGGGTTTACAGGAGATTGTGCAAATATTGAAGAGCTTTGTCGTCCATTACTTGCGCGTCGTCATGCCCATTCAATTTGGCAGCTTGAACGTATCAAGGAAGTCGGTTTCCAGCTTGATCTTGAACGAGCGCTTCACTATGCCGAGACGTGTGGCACGCTATATAAGCAGCACATTATGCATGCATTAACTGATGCACCGTATAATTCAAAAAGTTATCAAACGATATACCGTTCTTTATTTAAAAAAAATGGTGTCGCATCAGGTGACATACGATATGTTGATGCCTTTGATGCGATGCACGCTATTCATGCGGACGGCGGAATTGCAGTGCTAGCACATCCAGGACAGCTTCAATCATTTGAAATTGCTGAAGAGCTTATTGCTTATGGCTTAGATGGTATCGAAGTCATTCATCCAGATCACTCAATGGAGCATATCGACTTGGCTAACAAGCTTGCTGAGAAATATCGCTTAATTAAAACAGGCGGCTCCGATTATCATGGTCAATACGGTAACTCTGTAAAGCTTGGTCAATATATTTGTCAGCCTTTACAAACTGCTGAATTGTTAAGCAAACGTTAA
- a CDS encoding PhnD/SsuA/transferrin family substrate-binding protein: MNKKWLSALMAMLCVLILSACNSSSNDAASTDASTGPVTLVWYPNESGSELSASRDAFSALVKEATGRDVEHKLTTDYAIAIESIANGNAHIAFMGPQGYIEANNKSKDVQALVVPSGESGTLDDAVYYSWLAVPKDKAEDYKVDGEFSMDAIEGKSISFVSTSSTSGFKVPTSSIISHFSDKNLTEEKLMEGNDVFPTVLFGDSHQGSAVNMLMERSDVSAFCDTCVSSYVELVEGEANKPGAVYRVKDDAAAPFNTLTGEEFTLIQVTAVLNSPFVVNKSVLTEEEITKLKEAFISDETANNTEIFVPEDSGEAGLFSKSADERFLEVEDAWFNPIRELSK; this comes from the coding sequence ATGAACAAAAAGTGGTTATCAGCTTTAATGGCAATGCTATGTGTACTTATTTTATCGGCATGTAATTCTTCGAGCAACGATGCAGCATCCACAGATGCATCAACTGGTCCAGTAACACTTGTATGGTATCCAAATGAATCTGGCTCAGAATTGTCGGCTTCTCGAGATGCATTTTCAGCATTAGTTAAAGAGGCTACTGGTCGTGATGTAGAGCATAAATTAACGACTGACTATGCGATTGCGATCGAATCAATCGCCAATGGTAATGCACATATCGCATTTATGGGTCCACAAGGTTACATCGAGGCAAATAACAAAAGCAAAGATGTACAGGCATTAGTCGTACCATCTGGTGAATCAGGTACGTTAGACGATGCTGTTTATTATAGCTGGTTAGCTGTACCGAAAGACAAAGCTGAAGATTATAAAGTAGATGGCGAATTTTCAATGGATGCAATTGAAGGGAAATCGATCTCATTCGTATCAACATCTTCTACTTCAGGATTTAAAGTACCAACAAGTTCTATTATTTCTCACTTTAGCGATAAAAACTTAACAGAAGAAAAACTGATGGAAGGTAACGATGTGTTCCCGACAGTATTATTCGGTGACTCTCACCAAGGCTCAGCGGTAAATATGTTAATGGAACGTTCAGATGTATCGGCATTTTGTGACACTTGTGTAAGCTCATATGTTGAGCTAGTTGAAGGTGAAGCAAATAAGCCAGGCGCAGTTTATCGTGTAAAGGACGATGCAGCCGCACCATTTAATACTTTAACAGGTGAAGAATTCACATTGATCCAAGTAACGGCAGTATTAAATTCCCCATTCGTAGTAAACAAATCTGTGTTAACAGAAGAGGAAATTACGAAGCTTAAAGAAGCTTTCATTTCAGATGAAACAGCAAATAACACAGAGATTTTCGTACCAGAAGATTCAGGTGAAGCCGGTTTATTCTCTAAATCAGCGGATGAGCGTTTTTTAGAAGTAGAGGATGCTTGGTTCAACCCAATACGTGAACTATCTAAATAA
- the phnC gene encoding phosphonate ABC transporter ATP-binding protein — translation MVTSAVKEKQRIQQKQTFSYPQVEGYEDLPTTVLKLTNLVKSYDRQSTVLDGINLELQEGEFVSIIGKSGAGKSTLLRCINRMIEPSSGTIIFNNTSLTKLNKRDLRKERTKIGMIFQHYNLVSRLTVFENVLHGRFGYKSTLKGVLGIYSEEEKLLALQILDKLGMKEHIYKRCDQLSGGQKQRVGIARALVQEPTLLLCDEPIASLDPNASKVIMDHLKEISQSMGITVLVNLHQVDVAMRYSDRIIGLSKGEKVFDGKPKNLTQHNIKDIYGSEVDELIFE, via the coding sequence ATGGTTACTTCTGCGGTGAAAGAAAAACAACGTATTCAACAAAAGCAAACGTTTAGTTATCCACAAGTGGAAGGCTATGAGGATTTACCAACCACAGTTTTAAAGTTAACTAATCTTGTGAAAAGCTATGATCGCCAATCGACTGTGCTTGACGGTATTAATCTAGAGCTTCAAGAAGGAGAGTTTGTATCGATTATCGGAAAATCTGGTGCTGGTAAATCGACACTACTACGCTGTATAAATCGTATGATTGAGCCGTCAAGCGGTACCATTATTTTTAATAATACATCGCTTACTAAGCTTAATAAACGTGACCTACGTAAAGAGCGTACAAAAATCGGTATGATATTCCAACATTACAATTTAGTTTCACGTTTAACTGTTTTTGAAAATGTATTACATGGTCGCTTCGGTTATAAATCAACATTAAAAGGCGTTTTAGGTATATACAGTGAAGAGGAAAAACTACTCGCCCTACAAATTTTAGATAAGTTAGGAATGAAAGAGCATATTTATAAGCGATGTGACCAGCTAAGTGGTGGACAAAAGCAACGCGTCGGCATTGCCCGGGCACTTGTACAGGAGCCAACGCTGTTACTATGTGACGAACCAATCGCTTCACTCGATCCGAACGCTTCAAAGGTAATCATGGATCATTTAAAAGAAATATCACAATCGATGGGTATTACAGTGTTAGTAAACTTGCACCAAGTCGATGTGGCAATGCGTTATTCAGACCGGATTATCGGGTTAAGCAAAGGTGAAAAAGTGTTCGACGGTAAACCAAAGAATTTAACGCAGCATAACATTAAAGATATTTACGGCTCAGAAGTGGATGAATTAATTTTTGAATAA
- a CDS encoding ABC transporter permease subunit has translation MTDINILRVKKWRMTGIFVVIIGLLYGSSVLTKFNLVEGIESIPGTFAWMVANLIPSAESLENLPRVLESLWETIILSMLVTTTAAIFALLFALMGAKTTQVSHTFGFIVRFIASVFRNIPVVAWALVLVISFGHNVITGYFALFFSTFGILVRMFIETIDETSSDGVEALTSTGASYFQMVFRGVIPDTLPQMLSWVFYMIETNIRSATLVGILTGTGIGFLFDMYYKRMDYGMLGLITIAIVIIVMAIEFSSNYVRRAIS, from the coding sequence ATGACGGATATAAATATTTTACGAGTGAAAAAATGGCGTATGACAGGCATTTTCGTAGTGATTATTGGGCTATTATATGGCTCGTCGGTGCTGACAAAATTTAATCTTGTAGAAGGTATTGAATCGATTCCGGGGACGTTTGCTTGGATGGTTGCAAATCTCATTCCTTCAGCCGAATCATTAGAAAATTTACCGCGTGTACTTGAAAGTTTATGGGAGACAATCATTTTATCGATGCTCGTAACGACAACGGCTGCGATATTTGCCTTGCTATTTGCTTTAATGGGTGCTAAAACGACACAAGTGAGCCATACATTTGGCTTTATTGTACGTTTTATTGCATCGGTATTTCGAAATATCCCAGTCGTAGCATGGGCTTTAGTGCTTGTTATATCATTTGGTCATAATGTGATTACAGGCTATTTTGCATTATTTTTCTCAACGTTTGGTATTTTAGTGCGTATGTTTATTGAGACGATTGATGAGACGAGTTCGGATGGGGTAGAGGCGTTAACATCAACGGGTGCGAGCTACTTCCAAATGGTGTTTCGAGGCGTTATTCCAGATACGCTACCCCAAATGTTAAGCTGGGTATTTTATATGATTGAGACGAATATTCGTAGCGCTACATTAGTCGGTATTTTAACAGGTACTGGTATCGGCTTTTTATTTGATATGTACTATAAGCGAATGGACTACGGCATGCTTGGGCTTATTACAATTGCCATCGTAATTATCGTAATGGCGATCGAATTTTCATCGAATTACGTAAGGAGAGCGATTTCATAA
- a CDS encoding PhnE/PtxC family ABC transporter permease: MQVISLMQGVKQKNNRIQIKLMTKSSLVMRIVLWSLGAFTLMGPFLLNYGTVDWGTAVSLTLNNLKMMFLQPAFNQITFTGTLIQISITLALALLATVLGAIIAFFLAIFSAKNLAPAWLSNVIIAANSFVRAVPTVLWVLIFAIVAGLGAVACVIGMIFHTVAYLTKAFAESFEELDEGTIEALRASGANWWHIIFGAVVPQSSSYIVSWTFLRFESNYGVAVAMGAAAAAGGIGFDLFMSSSFYYDLHEVGMITYCALIVAIILELISIRIKKKLMAQN; encoded by the coding sequence ATGCAAGTAATTTCACTCATGCAAGGCGTAAAACAAAAAAATAACCGCATTCAAATAAAATTAATGACAAAATCAAGCCTGGTCATGCGTATTGTACTTTGGTCATTAGGGGCCTTCACACTAATGGGACCATTTTTATTAAATTATGGCACAGTCGATTGGGGAACAGCAGTATCATTAACACTAAATAATTTAAAAATGATGTTCCTGCAGCCCGCGTTTAACCAAATAACATTTACAGGTACACTCATTCAAATCTCTATAACATTAGCACTTGCGCTATTAGCGACTGTTTTAGGGGCAATCATTGCATTTTTCTTAGCCATTTTTAGTGCGAAAAACTTAGCACCCGCATGGCTTTCTAATGTAATTATCGCGGCCAATTCATTTGTTCGTGCAGTGCCGACAGTTCTTTGGGTATTAATCTTTGCAATTGTTGCAGGATTAGGTGCCGTTGCTTGTGTTATCGGGATGATTTTTCATACAGTTGCCTATTTAACAAAAGCTTTTGCAGAATCATTTGAGGAATTAGATGAAGGAACAATCGAAGCGTTACGTGCATCGGGTGCCAATTGGTGGCATATTATTTTTGGTGCAGTAGTACCACAATCTTCTTCGTACATCGTATCATGGACGTTTTTACGCTTCGAATCAAATTATGGCGTAGCAGTAGCAATGGGAGCAGCAGCTGCAGCAGGTGGTATTGGTTTCGATCTATTTATGTCTTCAAGCTTCTACTATGACTTGCATGAAGTTGGTATGATTACGTACTGTGCATTAATAGTAGCGATTATTTTGGAGCTCATTTCTATACGTATTAAAAAGAAGCTCATGGCAC